In one Novosphingopyxis iocasae genomic region, the following are encoded:
- a CDS encoding protein-L-isoaspartate O-methyltransferase family protein produces the protein MTNDKSFQAMRDAMVDSQLRPSGVNDRDVIRAMASVPREEFVPEVRASVAYADRSVPLGNDRYLAPPVALGRMLVVAEPQRSDIALIVGAGTGYSAAVLARLAGPVTALESDAELAAIARPRLEGGNFDDASLIQLVEGDLTEGHPDGAPYDLILIDGAVETVPDAIADQLAEGGRLVCGIADKGLTRLAIARKRGGVVSPVPFEDSEVPVLPGFERAKAFRF, from the coding sequence ATGACCAACGATAAGAGTTTTCAGGCGATGCGCGACGCGATGGTGGATAGCCAGCTGCGCCCCTCAGGTGTCAACGACCGCGATGTGATCCGTGCGATGGCCAGCGTGCCGCGCGAGGAGTTCGTTCCGGAGGTGCGGGCCTCGGTGGCTTATGCGGATCGCTCCGTGCCGCTGGGCAATGATCGTTATCTGGCACCGCCCGTCGCGCTTGGCCGCATGCTGGTGGTCGCCGAACCGCAGCGTAGCGACATCGCACTGATCGTAGGGGCGGGCACGGGCTATTCCGCCGCGGTTCTGGCGCGGCTGGCGGGCCCCGTTACCGCGCTGGAATCGGACGCAGAGCTGGCCGCTATTGCGCGCCCACGCCTGGAGGGCGGAAATTTCGATGATGCGAGCCTGATCCAGCTGGTCGAGGGCGACCTGACTGAGGGACATCCTGACGGCGCACCTTATGATCTCATCCTCATAGACGGCGCGGTCGAGACCGTGCCCGATGCGATTGCCGATCAGCTGGCCGAAGGCGGGCGGCTGGTCTGCGGCATCGCCGACAAGGGCCTGACGCGCCTCGCCATCGCGCGCAAGCGTGGCGGCGTGGTAAGTCCGGTGCCGTTCGAGGATAGCGAAGTGCCGGTGCTGCCCGGTTTCGAGCGCGCGAAAGCGTTCCGGTTCTAA
- a CDS encoding DNA gyrase inhibitor YacG, whose amino-acid sequence MSEPKCPNCGKPVDPDHAPFCGRGCKDRDLLNWLGDGYRIPGPAVPPESLRAGEEEV is encoded by the coding sequence ATGAGCGAACCCAAATGTCCCAATTGCGGCAAGCCGGTTGACCCGGATCACGCGCCTTTCTGCGGGCGCGGCTGTAAGGATCGCGATCTTCTGAACTGGCTTGGCGACGGCTATCGCATCCCGGGCCCCGCCGTTCCGCCGGAAAGCCTGCGCGCAGGAGAAGAAGAGGTTTAA